In Calothrix sp. PCC 7507, one DNA window encodes the following:
- a CDS encoding glycosyltransferase, which produces MRVLHVIPSISQVRGGTSLAVLDMVKALRINNVDAEIVTTNDRGDYLLNVPLQQRIEYQQVPIWFFSRFSPVIKAVREYAFSWQLTIWLWQNISQYDILHIHAIFSYASTIAMAIARCKRVPYIVIPHGLLSEWSLQQSKLKKQIYLCLIEQKNIKNSQAIHFTSEQEQQEFINLGFCLPSFVLPLGLFLPTVIPNARYQLRQLLNLPANEPVILFLSRLHPKKGLDYLIPALGKLTHHRFTFVLAGSGDEEYEAEIESLLFANGIRDRTYLAGFIAGETKNLFIQGADLFTLTSHSENFGMVVLEALAVGIPVLLTPGVALASMVQQYQLGYVTQLDVSAIALAIEDYLSHPQGAQDMSDRARKIIIKQYTWNQIAARIVEIYQTILTDY; this is translated from the coding sequence ATGAGAGTTCTCCACGTTATTCCCTCTATTTCTCAGGTGCGAGGTGGTACTAGTCTAGCTGTTTTGGATATGGTTAAGGCATTACGAATTAACAACGTAGATGCCGAAATTGTCACGACTAATGATCGTGGTGATTATTTACTCAATGTTCCTTTACAGCAACGCATTGAGTATCAGCAAGTTCCAATCTGGTTTTTCTCTCGCTTTTCACCAGTTATCAAAGCTGTCAGAGAATACGCTTTTTCTTGGCAGCTAACTATATGGCTATGGCAAAATATATCTCAGTATGACATTTTACATATTCATGCTATTTTCTCTTATGCATCTACAATAGCAATGGCGATCGCCCGCTGTAAACGTGTTCCCTATATTGTTATTCCTCACGGTTTACTAAGTGAATGGTCTTTGCAACAAAGTAAGTTAAAAAAGCAAATTTATCTCTGTTTAATAGAGCAGAAAAATATTAAAAATAGTCAAGCTATCCATTTCACCTCTGAACAGGAACAGCAAGAATTTATTAACTTAGGATTTTGTCTACCTAGTTTTGTATTACCTCTAGGACTTTTTCTACCTACTGTAATTCCTAATGCGCGTTACCAACTACGACAACTGCTAAATCTCCCAGCAAATGAGCCTGTTATTTTGTTTCTATCCCGCCTACATCCAAAAAAAGGACTAGATTATTTAATTCCGGCTTTAGGTAAACTCACTCATCACCGTTTCACCTTTGTTTTAGCGGGTAGTGGTGACGAAGAATATGAAGCAGAAATTGAGTCTCTTCTCTTTGCTAATGGTATCCGCGATCGCACTTATTTAGCTGGATTTATTGCTGGAGAAACCAAGAACTTATTCATCCAAGGAGCGGATTTATTTACCTTAACATCCCACTCCGAAAACTTCGGTATGGTAGTGCTAGAGGCTTTAGCTGTTGGTATCCCTGTTCTACTTACCCCTGGTGTGGCTCTAGCTTCAATGGTTCAACAATACCAACTAGGTTATGTGACACAACTAGATGTGTCAGCGATCGCCTTGGCTATTGAAGACTATCTGAGTCATCCTCAAGGCGCTCAAGATATGAGCGATCGCGCTCGGAAAATCATTATAAAACAATACACTTGGAACCAAATAGCAGCCAGAATAGTTGAGATTTACCAAACTATCCTTACAGACTATTAA
- a CDS encoding glycosyltransferase family 1 protein has protein sequence MKILLIGNYQPDAIKSMDIFVQMLENHLTQLGHKVHIIRPKIWSRKLPLPSIFSKWLGYIDKLFFFPKQLCPALSWADIVHICDHGNAVYTKYLQNIPHVVTCHDLLPIRSGLGEFPEYRTGWTGKQLQQMILQGINQAQKVTCVSAQTKSDVLRLSSLSESAVSLISMGLNYPYTPMKRREYQPYLQALGIPQDHQFILHVGANHWYKNRLGVLAIFYQMTLQLKQPEFYLVMAGKPMTDEMRQFIKTHNLTQKVIELVEIDHESLRSLYSAATALLFPSLYEGFGWPIIEAQACGCPVFTSNRPPMNDVGGEAAIYIEPDKPQETAAKIIAHLPILDMLKSKGFVNSQRFNSTKMIFQYIALYQQAIAEKNRGSII, from the coding sequence ATGAAAATATTGTTGATAGGCAATTATCAACCAGATGCCATCAAAAGTATGGATATATTTGTCCAAATGCTGGAAAATCACTTAACCCAACTTGGACATAAAGTACATATTATTCGCCCTAAAATCTGGAGTAGAAAGCTTCCTTTACCCTCGATATTCAGCAAATGGTTAGGTTATATTGATAAGTTATTTTTTTTCCCTAAACAACTATGTCCAGCATTATCTTGGGCAGACATCGTCCATATATGCGATCATGGCAATGCAGTTTACACAAAATATTTGCAAAATATACCCCATGTAGTTACTTGTCATGACTTATTACCAATACGTTCTGGTTTAGGAGAGTTTCCAGAATATCGCACGGGATGGACTGGTAAACAATTGCAGCAGATGATTTTGCAAGGAATCAACCAAGCACAAAAAGTTACCTGTGTTTCAGCACAGACTAAAAGCGATGTGTTACGTCTTAGTTCTTTGTCAGAAAGTGCTGTATCTCTGATTTCTATGGGTTTAAACTATCCATATACCCCTATGAAAAGGAGAGAATATCAGCCATATTTGCAGGCTTTGGGAATTCCTCAAGATCATCAATTCATTCTTCATGTAGGAGCAAATCATTGGTATAAAAATCGTCTGGGAGTTTTAGCAATTTTTTATCAGATGACATTGCAATTAAAACAACCAGAATTTTATTTAGTTATGGCAGGAAAGCCAATGACTGATGAAATGCGCCAATTCATCAAAACTCATAACCTAACTCAAAAAGTAATAGAGTTAGTAGAAATTGATCATGAAAGTTTACGCTCTTTATATTCTGCTGCAACGGCTTTACTATTCCCTTCTTTATATGAAGGGTTTGGTTGGCCAATTATAGAAGCGCAAGCTTGTGGTTGTCCTGTTTTTACATCAAACCGTCCTCCCATGAATGATGTGGGGGGAGAAGCCGCGATATATATAGAACCCGATAAACCTCAAGAAACAGCAGCAAAAATTATTGCTCATCTGCCTATACTAGATATGCTTAAATCAAAAGGATTTGTTAATTCTCAAAGATTTAATAGCACAAAAATGATTTTCCAATATATTGCACTTTATCAACAAGCAATTGCCGAAAAAAATAGGGGAAGCATCATCTAA
- a CDS encoding phytanoyl-CoA dioxygenase family protein, whose product MFDLDFSNFKTNQIVDDLKDKGYFVFEQALNEQYIDELLQEIDFNQILINTNDVGVVKAQNVKFLTHCLARSKKAYDVITSSKILEICQGYFNDSYKITNHRIYQTSKIAHMPWHTDNNLQRDKQLSGKHDMPGLLFLFYLSDVDKNAFQYIADSHKWSNKYDHEVYLSDSYVDSKFKKDIITFPMAKGSMIVCDIHGIHRAEPFKDKNFSRNTLLFQVDQVGSQYIGHGEKNLVNTEYLDNLTPEVMDYLGFGFKRSYPAFPNTSIATMTPNDILELQKQLLPQTLELLSKSLIKKILPAEYLINVKRFVWHLKSKSKKVDIKT is encoded by the coding sequence ATGTTTGATTTAGATTTCAGTAACTTCAAGACCAATCAAATAGTTGATGACCTTAAAGATAAGGGGTACTTTGTTTTTGAGCAAGCACTGAATGAACAGTATATTGATGAACTACTACAAGAAATAGATTTTAATCAGATACTGATTAATACCAATGATGTTGGTGTAGTCAAAGCTCAAAATGTAAAATTTTTAACCCATTGTCTCGCCAGATCCAAAAAAGCCTACGATGTCATCACATCAAGTAAGATATTAGAGATTTGTCAAGGATATTTTAATGATAGTTATAAAATAACTAATCATAGAATTTATCAGACATCTAAAATTGCACATATGCCTTGGCATACAGATAATAACCTGCAAAGAGATAAGCAGCTATCTGGCAAGCATGATATGCCTGGTTTATTATTTCTTTTCTACTTGTCTGATGTGGATAAAAATGCCTTTCAATATATTGCTGATTCTCATAAATGGTCTAATAAATACGATCATGAAGTTTACCTTAGTGATAGCTATGTTGACAGTAAATTTAAAAAAGACATAATAACTTTCCCAATGGCTAAGGGAAGTATGATTGTATGTGATATCCACGGGATACACAGAGCAGAGCCATTCAAAGATAAAAACTTCAGCAGAAACACCTTGCTTTTTCAAGTTGATCAGGTTGGTAGTCAATATATTGGACATGGTGAAAAAAATCTAGTAAATACTGAGTATCTTGATAATCTAACTCCAGAAGTAATGGATTATTTAGGATTTGGTTTTAAGAGAAGTTATCCAGCTTTTCCTAATACCTCAATTGCCACAATGACACCTAACGATATCTTAGAATTGCAAAAGCAGTTGTTGCCTCAAACATTAGAACTTTTGAGCAAAAGTCTAATCAAAAAAATACTGCCTGCCGAGTATTTAATTAATGTTAAAAGGTTTGTCTGGCACCTCAAATCAAAGTCTAAAAAAGTTGATATCAAAACATGA
- a CDS encoding glycosyltransferase family 4 protein, translating into MKLKIAIVVHGRFHAFDIARELINQGHDITLLTNYPKKVVEQFGVPQQYIRAFLIHGILTRLIHKFHGVLATPDFEAFLHSEFSKWAAETIIKCDYDVVHVFSGVAEEIFQALSNKSVLKTLVRGSAHIHTQFQLLSEEEKRAGVLVSKPSKWMIAREEREYQLADVVLVLSSFAYQSFISQDITPDKLKILPLGTQLKKFRPEQQVIENRCRRILSEPKLRILMVGNFSYQKGAIDFVKIAELVSSSCQVKFVGAVVPETSELAQKNSANIEFIAKQPQSELPRLYAWADVFIFTSIQDGYAVVLAQAQAAGLPILATTNCSGADIIVEGKTGWLLPIRCPTGFVERLKWCHEHRQDLVQMVWRVYQDFQPRDWAEVATDFVRIHADLLQQKLG; encoded by the coding sequence ATGAAACTCAAAATTGCAATTGTAGTTCATGGTCGTTTTCATGCGTTTGACATTGCACGAGAGCTAATTAACCAAGGGCATGATATTACTTTATTAACAAATTACCCCAAGAAAGTTGTAGAACAATTTGGTGTACCTCAACAATACATTAGAGCATTTTTGATACATGGCATTTTAACTCGTTTGATTCATAAATTTCATGGAGTTTTAGCTACTCCTGATTTTGAAGCTTTTCTTCATTCTGAATTTTCTAAGTGGGCTGCTGAGACTATTATCAAGTGTGACTATGATGTCGTCCACGTTTTTAGTGGTGTAGCTGAAGAGATTTTTCAAGCACTTTCAAATAAGAGTGTGCTGAAAACTCTGGTAAGAGGTTCTGCCCATATTCATACTCAATTCCAACTGCTATCAGAAGAAGAAAAGCGAGCTGGTGTATTGGTTAGTAAGCCAAGTAAATGGATGATTGCCAGGGAAGAACGAGAGTATCAACTTGCTGATGTAGTTTTAGTACTTTCAAGCTTTGCTTATCAGTCTTTTATTAGTCAAGATATTACGCCAGATAAACTCAAAATTTTACCTTTGGGGACGCAATTAAAAAAATTTCGTCCAGAACAACAAGTTATTGAAAATAGATGTCGTAGAATTCTCTCTGAACCAAAGCTGCGTATTTTAATGGTGGGCAATTTTTCATACCAAAAGGGAGCAATTGATTTTGTCAAAATCGCAGAATTAGTATCTTCATCTTGCCAAGTTAAATTTGTTGGTGCAGTTGTGCCTGAGACTAGTGAACTCGCCCAAAAAAATAGTGCAAATATCGAATTTATTGCCAAGCAACCTCAATCTGAATTGCCTAGATTATATGCATGGGCAGATGTATTCATCTTCACATCTATTCAAGATGGCTATGCCGTTGTTTTAGCCCAAGCTCAGGCTGCTGGTTTACCAATTTTAGCGACAACAAATTGCTCAGGTGCGGATATTATCGTTGAAGGAAAAACTGGCTGGTTACTACCAATTCGCTGTCCAACAGGCTTTGTAGAACGCTTGAAATGGTGTCATGAACATCGCCAAGATTTGGTGCAAATGGTGTGGAGAGTTTATCAAGACTTTCAACCTAGGGACTGGGCAGAGGTGGCTACTGACTTTGTTCGCATTCATGCAGATTTATTGCAGCAAAAGCTCGGTTAA
- a CDS encoding glycosyltransferase, whose translation MSLIVIGGSGGTNIADALFKAAIALNFDAVHHNTSLAYKAPWWIRKINWHLRGKYPSNLIAFNQKVVQTCRNSQIKLLLTTGIAPISQLALKQIGAMGIQRLNFLTDDPWNSAHYAPWFFQTLSHYDIIFSPRRANLDDLLKVGCQRVQYLPFGYDPDLFYPEDYLNPMQDEVVPDVVFAGGADNDRIAYMNLLIKAGIHLDLYGNYWEAYPETRSYTQGQADVQTLRRAIRRAKVALCLVRRANRDGHCMRSFEVPAVGACMLTEDTQEHREIFGEEGQAVIYFRTIPEMVEKTQWLLNHDAERQRLAQSVYTLITQGQHTYKDRLKTMLSLTEYLQ comes from the coding sequence ATGAGCTTGATTGTGATTGGTGGTTCTGGTGGAACCAATATTGCTGATGCCTTATTTAAAGCAGCTATTGCGCTTAACTTTGATGCTGTTCACCATAATACTAGCCTTGCCTATAAAGCTCCGTGGTGGATCAGGAAAATCAATTGGCATTTACGAGGTAAATATCCATCCAATTTAATAGCTTTTAATCAAAAAGTAGTCCAGACTTGTCGCAATTCTCAAATTAAGTTGTTATTAACAACCGGAATTGCTCCTATCAGTCAGCTAGCCCTAAAGCAGATTGGTGCAATGGGAATTCAGCGCCTTAACTTTCTTACAGATGATCCGTGGAATTCTGCTCACTATGCTCCGTGGTTCTTTCAAACTCTATCTCACTACGACATTATCTTTTCTCCCCGTCGCGCCAATCTAGATGATTTACTGAAAGTTGGTTGTCAAAGAGTTCAATACTTACCCTTTGGTTATGACCCAGATCTGTTTTACCCTGAAGATTACTTAAACCCAATGCAGGATGAAGTTGTCCCTGATGTAGTTTTTGCGGGTGGAGCTGACAACGATCGCATCGCCTATATGAATCTTTTAATTAAGGCAGGAATTCATCTGGATCTGTATGGTAATTATTGGGAAGCTTATCCTGAAACCAGATCCTATACCCAGGGTCAGGCAGATGTTCAAACCCTAAGGCGAGCAATTCGTCGTGCGAAAGTTGCTCTTTGCCTAGTCCGGCGAGCGAATCGTGATGGTCATTGTATGCGATCGTTTGAAGTTCCCGCAGTAGGAGCTTGTATGCTCACCGAAGATACTCAAGAACATCGAGAAATTTTTGGTGAAGAGGGACAAGCAGTTATTTACTTCAGGACGATTCCTGAGATGGTCGAGAAAACCCAGTGGTTGCTAAATCATGATGCTGAACGTCAACGCCTCGCTCAGAGCGTCTATACATTAATTACCCAAGGTCAACACACCTATAAAGACCGACTAAAGACAATGCTTTCTCTGACAGAATACTTACAATAA
- a CDS encoding glycosyltransferase family 2 protein, with the protein MKIKNQNITNPFFSICIPQYNRTSFLIEACKVLASQTFKDFEICISDDQSTDGRENELIEYLDLSGVSFVYKKQENNLRYDGNIRTSIALAQGKYCFLHGNDDCLASPTTLEDLYQEMQKYESLGVVITNYEDWGTGLKTQRIRQSRLVGSGLEIAATHFRNVAFVTGIVIDRVKAQNCYTDKWDGSEMYQMYVFSRVIASGSLLLELDMSAVRKDIKIPGETVNSHVPKSRLNPCPIIERKLPMVLIGQLIADGIAPYLDNLNRNRVLEIIFIQLYLFTYPFWIIEYRRVQSWKFALGICLGIRPKNTFQGLKLDFSIMLKLYIIYIIFSTITLITPIRVFDRFRDFLFFVSKSLFSYKMWGQIS; encoded by the coding sequence ATGAAGATTAAAAACCAAAACATAACTAATCCGTTTTTTTCTATCTGCATTCCTCAATATAATCGAACTTCATTTTTGATTGAGGCATGTAAAGTACTAGCAAGTCAAACCTTCAAAGACTTTGAAATATGCATTTCAGATGACCAATCAACTGATGGTAGAGAGAATGAGTTAATTGAGTACTTAGATCTGTCAGGAGTTTCTTTTGTTTATAAAAAACAAGAAAATAATCTCAGATACGACGGCAATATACGTACCAGTATAGCTTTAGCACAAGGTAAATATTGCTTTTTACATGGCAATGATGATTGTTTAGCTTCACCCACTACCCTAGAAGATCTCTACCAAGAAATGCAAAAGTATGAATCTTTGGGAGTTGTCATAACTAATTACGAAGACTGGGGAACTGGACTTAAAACTCAACGTATCAGACAGTCAAGATTAGTTGGCTCAGGACTGGAAATTGCTGCTACCCACTTCCGGAATGTTGCTTTTGTGACTGGTATTGTAATTGATCGAGTCAAGGCACAAAATTGTTATACAGACAAGTGGGATGGCTCAGAAATGTACCAAATGTACGTGTTTTCCAGAGTCATAGCCAGTGGTAGTTTATTGTTGGAACTCGATATGTCTGCTGTCAGGAAAGATATCAAAATTCCTGGTGAAACTGTCAATAGCCATGTTCCCAAATCAAGACTAAATCCTTGCCCAATTATTGAAAGAAAATTACCTATGGTGTTGATTGGACAGCTCATAGCTGATGGTATAGCTCCCTATCTAGATAATTTAAACCGCAACAGGGTGTTAGAGATAATATTTATTCAACTATATTTATTTACTTATCCTTTTTGGATTATTGAATATCGTCGTGTTCAATCATGGAAATTTGCTCTAGGTATTTGTCTTGGCATAAGACCTAAAAATACTTTTCAAGGGTTAAAATTGGATTTTTCAATAATGCTTAAATTATATATTATTTATATAATATTTTCTACAATCACTTTAATTACTCCTATAAGAGTATTTGATAGATTCCGAGACTTTCTTTTTTTTGTATCTAAATCTTTATTTTCATATAAAATGTGGGGACAGATCAGTTAA
- a CDS encoding glycosyltransferase: MVTRQRIIYVQYTNPGGYPPLEHSSRILAQEGWEVRLLGTGIFGTSALCFPPHPKITVQLMPFCSSGWRQKLHYWLFSLWVLISTLSWQPQWVYASDLLSSPVALLLSLLPYINVVYHEHDSPSTTENSFFIRCCLTTRKLLANRAKICILPNQQRVERFALDTSTQHNLFCLWNCPAQAEAIPDRLGSQRNGLQILYHGSITPSRLPVAVLKALLMLPNTVQLRVIGYDTVGHQSYTQQLKEIVEQIGISNQVEFVAAMPRYELLKWCRECDVGLAFMPIGDKDINMQCMVGASNKPFDYMACGLPLIVSDLPDWKQMYVEPGYGLACNPDDPESIATALQWYLEHRIEMRKMGEHGRKRILEEWNYEAQFKVVKNQISET; the protein is encoded by the coding sequence ATGGTCACTAGACAAAGAATTATCTACGTCCAATACACCAACCCTGGAGGTTACCCACCTTTAGAACATAGTTCCCGTATTTTGGCGCAAGAGGGCTGGGAGGTGCGGCTTTTAGGTACTGGAATATTTGGTACATCGGCTTTGTGCTTTCCACCTCATCCGAAAATCACAGTACAACTTATGCCATTTTGCTCATCTGGATGGCGACAGAAGTTGCATTATTGGCTATTTAGTCTTTGGGTGCTGATATCGACGTTAAGCTGGCAGCCTCAATGGGTATATGCTTCTGACTTGCTATCCAGCCCTGTAGCTCTGTTATTAAGTTTGTTACCTTACATTAACGTTGTTTATCATGAACACGACTCACCTAGCACTACAGAGAACAGCTTTTTCATTCGCTGCTGTTTGACTACTCGGAAATTGTTAGCTAACAGAGCTAAAATATGCATTTTGCCGAATCAACAACGAGTCGAGCGGTTTGCCCTTGATACAAGCACTCAGCACAATCTTTTCTGCCTATGGAACTGTCCTGCTCAGGCAGAAGCTATTCCAGATCGTCTAGGTTCTCAAAGAAATGGTTTGCAGATTTTGTACCACGGCTCTATCACACCATCTCGACTGCCAGTGGCTGTATTAAAAGCTTTGCTAATGCTGCCTAATACTGTCCAATTGCGCGTGATTGGCTATGATACAGTGGGTCATCAAAGCTATACACAACAGTTAAAAGAGATAGTTGAGCAAATTGGCATCAGCAACCAGGTTGAGTTTGTTGCTGCTATGCCCAGATATGAGCTGTTGAAATGGTGCAGAGAATGTGATGTTGGGCTTGCATTCATGCCTATTGGTGACAAAGATATCAACATGCAATGTATGGTTGGTGCTTCCAATAAACCCTTTGATTACATGGCTTGTGGACTGCCACTTATAGTTTCTGATTTGCCAGACTGGAAACAAATGTATGTTGAACCTGGCTACGGATTGGCTTGTAATCCTGATGATCCAGAAAGTATTGCCACAGCCTTGCAATGGTATCTTGAACATCGAATAGAGATGAGAAAAATGGGCGAACACGGTAGGAAACGTATCCTAGAAGAATGGAATTATGAGGCTCAATTTAAAGTAGTTAAAAACCAAATTAGCGAAACCTAA
- a CDS encoding FkbM family methyltransferase codes for MAKLLPENFFIQKLEHYLREISLCFRMGANFNSGLRLAIATLKFHINNVLNIAQSANHLPPKSYQIQFGDYCTDLWLRTYTGDIFVLHEIFLECCYQIPKIWLQEASSIIDLGANIGITTLFFRAYFPNAKYVLVEPSTTNLSVLRRNISWLEKCNQAQVIAGAVSNYSGELRFSNTQWSWGGYIDPDSSEETIVRSYTMTEIIELSGLNKIDILKVDIEGAEKQLFSQPNEWLKNVKIIIAELHNQYSIEQFQKDLEPMGFTVIPPNPKYGNRMICALSPEVLNNQKELTTSR; via the coding sequence ATGGCAAAATTATTACCTGAAAACTTTTTTATTCAAAAGCTTGAACATTACTTGCGAGAAATAAGTTTGTGTTTTAGGATGGGAGCTAATTTTAATAGCGGTCTCAGGTTGGCTATTGCTACACTAAAGTTTCATATAAATAATGTATTAAATATTGCTCAATCAGCAAATCATTTACCTCCAAAATCTTATCAAATTCAATTCGGTGACTATTGTACTGATTTATGGCTCAGAACATATACTGGTGATATCTTTGTGTTGCATGAGATTTTTCTTGAATGCTGTTATCAAATACCTAAAATTTGGTTACAGGAAGCATCAAGTATTATTGATTTAGGTGCAAACATTGGTATAACTACGCTGTTTTTTAGAGCGTATTTCCCAAATGCTAAATATGTATTAGTTGAGCCGTCCACTACTAATTTATCCGTACTAAGACGAAATATATCATGGCTGGAAAAATGTAACCAAGCCCAAGTAATTGCAGGTGCAGTTAGTAACTATTCAGGTGAGTTAAGATTCTCTAATACTCAATGGAGTTGGGGAGGGTATATTGATCCAGACTCAAGTGAGGAAACCATTGTTCGTAGTTATACCATGACAGAAATCATAGAGTTATCAGGTTTAAACAAGATTGATATTTTAAAAGTAGATATTGAAGGCGCAGAAAAACAGCTATTTAGTCAGCCAAATGAGTGGCTAAAAAATGTCAAAATTATTATTGCTGAGTTGCATAATCAATACTCAATTGAGCAGTTTCAGAAAGATTTAGAACCAATGGGTTTTACAGTTATACCTCCCAACCCAAAATACGGAAATCGGATGATATGTGCCTTATCTCCAGAAGTATTGAATAATCAAAAAGAATTAACTACATCAAGGTAA
- a CDS encoding class I SAM-dependent methyltransferase yields MNESTAQKYYSQHYDLTNENAWQKWQPKLSFLEKKNLSEFQDSFWQEDIQENVLATLAEFAPFQSVLDIGCSTGDFLIPLSRVSTYTYGVDIIEFSIAWELMKREYQIYCQQLNLDDNDLPFADASFDVVTMLAVLEHVFDVHHAIKEIARVLKPNGVTVIQVPNIAYIKHRLDLLSGRLPCTSNVEKRDNSTEWDGQHLHYFTLGTLSKLLNQYGLQVQKVRCSGKFAKLRWLVPDILAGDLTVFASKSAS; encoded by the coding sequence ATGAATGAATCTACGGCTCAAAAATATTATAGCCAGCATTATGATCTTACCAATGAGAATGCATGGCAAAAATGGCAACCTAAGTTAAGTTTCTTAGAAAAGAAAAATCTGTCTGAATTTCAAGATAGTTTTTGGCAAGAAGATATACAAGAAAATGTTTTAGCCACACTAGCTGAGTTTGCCCCCTTCCAGTCTGTTCTAGATATTGGATGCAGCACTGGTGATTTCTTAATACCTCTTAGCAGAGTATCTACCTACACTTATGGAGTTGATATTATTGAGTTCTCGATTGCTTGGGAATTGATGAAACGTGAATATCAAATTTATTGCCAACAACTTAATCTGGATGACAATGATCTACCATTTGCAGATGCCAGCTTCGATGTGGTAACCATGCTGGCGGTCTTAGAGCATGTTTTCGATGTACATCACGCCATTAAAGAAATTGCTCGTGTTTTGAAGCCAAATGGAGTTACGGTTATTCAAGTTCCTAATATTGCTTACATAAAACATAGGTTAGATTTGCTAAGTGGTAGATTACCTTGCACATCTAATGTTGAAAAGAGAGATAACTCTACTGAGTGGGATGGTCAGCATTTACACTACTTTACCTTGGGCACTTTGAGTAAATTGCTGAATCAATATGGGTTGCAAGTACAAAAAGTGAGATGTTCGGGAAAATTTGCTAAATTACGTTGGCTGGTTCCAGATATTTTGGCAGGAGATTTAACAGTTTTTGCTAGCAAGTCTGCCAGCTAA
- a CDS encoding glycosyltransferase, which yields MKVIQVPFCFYPDTVGGTEVYVEALSRYLQQQGVQVVVAAPGKVSQSYMYSHLKVRRFAISNNFQNLRDIYGEGDPQAALEFSHILEAEQPDLVHLHAFTSGVSLRLVQAVKQRQIPVVFTYHTPTVSCQRGTLMQWGTQICNGELNLQTCTQCTLQGLGLDQISARAIANLPPQIGNWLDTLNLQGGIWTALRMTELVSLRHTVLHALMSEVDHIIAVCNWVKNVLLLNHVPPDKITVIRQALCHEPPEKSHSSQQIVMPTLKIAFLGRLDPTKGIHVLISALQAISELPISLDIYGVSQGVAGEIYQQELQTLAANNSRITFKPPVPAQKAIATLAEYDLLAVPSQWLETGPMVVLEAFAAGVPILGSNLGGLAELVQSEVNGILVEPTSITAWSQALQHLYQNRDLLLRLRSNIQLPPRLETVATQMLLIYRAILHI from the coding sequence GTGAAAGTCATTCAAGTCCCCTTCTGTTTCTATCCCGACACCGTAGGCGGTACAGAAGTCTATGTTGAAGCACTATCCCGCTACTTACAACAGCAGGGAGTTCAGGTTGTGGTTGCAGCACCGGGAAAGGTCAGTCAATCCTACATGTATAGCCACCTCAAAGTCCGCCGCTTTGCAATATCAAACAATTTCCAAAATCTCCGAGATATCTATGGAGAAGGCGACCCACAGGCTGCTTTAGAGTTTAGCCATATTTTAGAAGCAGAACAGCCTGACCTCGTACACCTCCATGCTTTCACCAGTGGAGTTTCTTTGCGGTTAGTGCAAGCTGTTAAACAACGGCAAATACCTGTTGTGTTTACCTACCATACGCCCACCGTTAGTTGTCAGCGGGGAACTTTAATGCAATGGGGGACGCAGATATGCAACGGCGAATTGAATTTGCAGACTTGCACCCAGTGTACCTTACAGGGGTTAGGACTGGATCAAATTAGCGCCAGAGCGATCGCCAACCTACCACCCCAAATAGGAAATTGGCTCGATACCCTCAATTTACAGGGAGGAATTTGGACGGCCTTACGAATGACCGAATTAGTCAGTCTTCGCCATACCGTTTTACATGCCCTTATGTCTGAGGTTGACCATATTATAGCCGTGTGCAACTGGGTCAAGAATGTTCTTTTACTTAACCATGTTCCACCTGACAAAATTACTGTGATTCGCCAAGCACTGTGTCACGAACCACCAGAAAAATCACACTCTAGCCAACAGATTGTTATGCCCACCTTAAAGATTGCTTTCTTAGGTCGGCTTGATCCCACCAAGGGTATTCATGTTCTCATCAGTGCTTTACAAGCTATTTCTGAGTTACCAATCAGCTTAGACATCTATGGTGTTTCTCAAGGTGTAGCTGGTGAGATATACCAACAGGAATTGCAGACTTTAGCCGCCAACAATTCACGTATCACTTTTAAACCTCCGGTGCCGGCGCAAAAAGCGATCGCCACTCTGGCAGAATATGATCTGTTGGCTGTTCCATCCCAGTGGTTGGAGACTGGGCCAATGGTAGTGCTAGAAGCCTTTGCGGCTGGAGTACCAATATTAGGTTCTAATTTGGGTGGTCTTGCCGAGTTAGTTCAATCTGAAGTTAACGGCATTTTGGTAGAACCTACCTCCATCACAGCTTGGAGTCAAGCCTTACAACATCTTTACCAAAACAGGGATCTACTGCTACGGCTTAGGTCTAATATCCAGCTTCCCCCAAGATTGGAGACAGTAGCAACCCAGATGCTGTTAATTTATCGTGCGATATTACATATTTAG